In a genomic window of Alphaproteobacteria bacterium:
- a CDS encoding glycosyltransferase family 39 protein, which yields MNAPSATAGRLALPIFLFAAAAVTGWRFLVLSASPLNLSFDEAQYWLWSLSPDWGYYSKPPFVAWSIALAQGVCGEGEACIRMPSSVAYAIGSVFVFLAARHQWGNQVAFWSGLAFLTLPGVAYSSMLVTTDPPLLMFWAMALYAVVRAQDSDRPIGWWALLGVAMGLGLLSKYAMILFALSLALYLGFTSQARQQAGWRGPALAGLLALLLYLPNFFWNAANGFASYLHTKDNANLAGPLFHPEKMAEFVGSQFAVFGPLLFASLLVFLILVKTSAKDARLRLLAFLTLPILLLMIVESLLSRANANWAAPSYVAGSVLVTAWLAQKNRLGLVRLSVVLHMTLATLVYNYEQALSLLGLPLDAKTDIAKRLKGWPEAGARVAELLGQHPGAVLMSDDRKLMASLSYYARPRSLAAVKWNPTGRVRDTFDLNASFKGNSESQLVFVTERETIPEIAQSFDAADALGLIRQPIHPGYSIDMHVFLLTGYKGR from the coding sequence ATGAACGCGCCCAGCGCAACGGCAGGACGCTTGGCCTTGCCGATCTTTCTGTTCGCGGCCGCCGCCGTTACCGGCTGGCGCTTTCTGGTGCTGTCCGCCAGCCCCCTGAATCTGTCCTTTGACGAAGCGCAATATTGGCTGTGGTCGCTGTCGCCCGACTGGGGCTATTACTCGAAACCGCCCTTCGTGGCATGGTCGATCGCGCTGGCCCAGGGCGTTTGCGGCGAAGGCGAGGCGTGCATCCGCATGCCGTCTTCGGTCGCCTACGCCATCGGCTCGGTCTTCGTCTTTCTGGCCGCCCGCCATCAATGGGGCAATCAGGTGGCCTTCTGGTCGGGTCTGGCCTTTCTGACCCTGCCCGGCGTCGCCTATTCCTCGATGCTGGTCACCACCGATCCCCCGCTTTTGATGTTCTGGGCAATGGCCCTCTACGCCGTTGTGCGCGCGCAAGACAGCGACCGACCGATAGGCTGGTGGGCGCTGCTGGGCGTCGCCATGGGGTTGGGCCTGTTGTCGAAATACGCCATGATCTTGTTTGCGCTGTCGCTGGCGCTGTATTTGGGCTTTACGAGCCAAGCGCGCCAGCAGGCTGGTTGGCGCGGCCCTGCCCTGGCGGGCTTGCTCGCCCTGCTTTTATACCTGCCCAATTTCTTTTGGAACGCCGCCAACGGCTTCGCCAGCTATCTGCACACCAAGGACAACGCCAATCTGGCGGGTCCCTTGTTTCATCCGGAAAAGATGGCTGAATTCGTCGGCTCGCAATTTGCCGTTTTCGGCCCCTTGCTGTTCGCGTCCCTGCTTGTCTTTCTGATTCTCGTCAAGACAAGCGCCAAGGACGCACGGCTTCGCCTGCTGGCCTTTCTAACGCTGCCCATCTTGCTGCTGATGATCGTGGAAAGCCTGCTGTCCAGGGCCAATGCGAATTGGGCGGCCCCCTCCTATGTGGCGGGTTCCGTTTTGGTCACCGCATGGCTGGCCCAAAAAAACCGGCTGGGTCTGGTTCGCCTGTCCGTCGTGCTGCATATGACGCTGGCCACCCTGGTCTATAATTACGAACAGGCCTTGTCCCTGCTGGGCCTGCCGCTGGACGCCAAGACCGACATCGCCAAGCGCCTGAAAGGCTGGCCCGAGGCGGGGGCAAGGGTTGCGGAGTTGCTGGGCCAGCATCCGGGCGCCGTTCTCATGAGCGACGACCGCAAGCTGATGGCCTCGCTCAGCTATTATGCGCGCCCGCGATCGCTGGCCGCCGTCAAATGGAACCCAACCGGGCGCGTGCGCGACACGTTCGATCTGAACGCCAGCTTCAAGGGGAACAGCGAAAGCCAGCTTGTCTTCGTGACCGAGCGAGAAACCATTCCGGAAATCGCACAATCATTTGACGCAGCCGATGCGTTGGGCCTTATTCGCCAGCCCATTCATCCTGGCTATTCCATCGACATGCACGTCTTTCTTCTGACGGGTTACAAGGGCCGCTGA
- a CDS encoding DUF2794 domain-containing protein: protein MSKLVRLSEERRRRLDAVCFTRPELNLLLALYSRRVKRGEWRDYAIRQAPGMASFTVYKSALERPAYTISKFRPGTLGKGGEFLVSQGAKRLLQADRIEDVVARLDNQLKLVT, encoded by the coding sequence ATGAGCAAGCTGGTCCGCTTAAGCGAGGAAAGACGCCGCCGCCTGGACGCGGTGTGCTTCACGCGCCCTGAACTGAACCTGCTGCTGGCCCTGTACAGCCGCCGGGTCAAGCGGGGCGAATGGCGCGATTACGCCATCCGCCAAGCCCCCGGCATGGCGTCCTTCACCGTCTATAAAAGCGCTTTGGAACGCCCGGCCTACACCATCTCGAAGTTCCGACCGGGAACCTTGGGCAAGGGCGGCGAGTTTCTGGTTTCGCAAGGCGCTAAGCGCCTGCTGCAGGCCGACCGGATCGAGGATGTCGTGGCACGGCTCGACAACCAGCTGAAGCTGGTGACGTAA
- the lptG gene encoding LPS export ABC transporter permease LptG, which yields MRLSPILSLYIGRQFLMAFLATLAVVSGIVLMFDVIELVRRSSGKGSVSFFTLLEMALYKLPQMVQTLLPFAVMIGAMVVFWRLTRTRELVVTRAAGVSVWQFLAPVMILVFFIGVLMVVAFNPLASSLFARYERMQDEIQIRSSNPLSFSSGFGLWLRETSGNRQMIIHANQVRQDDRSLVLGNISIFHLEDNRFTFRHDAARGRIADQRIDLEKVWEIVPGRPSEPRPHITLPTTLTISKIQDNFSSPETMSFWELPGFIRFTEESGFSAQKHRMYFQSLLASPVLLCAMVLVAAVFSLRPNLRMGGVMIRLGGGVAAGFLFFFFSKVAFALGLSATLPPTLAAWSPAMVTLLAGLSTLFHLEDG from the coding sequence ATCCGCCTGTCGCCCATCCTAAGCCTCTATATCGGCCGCCAGTTCCTGATGGCCTTTCTCGCCACACTGGCCGTGGTGTCGGGAATCGTGCTCATGTTCGACGTGATCGAACTGGTGCGCCGCTCTTCGGGCAAGGGATCGGTCAGCTTTTTCACGCTGCTGGAAATGGCGCTCTACAAGCTGCCGCAGATGGTGCAAACCCTGCTTCCCTTCGCCGTGATGATCGGGGCGATGGTGGTGTTCTGGCGGCTGACGCGCACGCGTGAACTGGTGGTGACCAGGGCCGCCGGGGTCAGCGTCTGGCAATTCCTGGCTCCGGTGATGATCCTGGTCTTTTTCATTGGCGTCTTGATGGTGGTGGCCTTCAATCCGCTGGCCTCCAGCCTGTTTGCGCGCTACGAGCGCATGCAAGACGAGATTCAAATTCGCTCGTCGAATCCCTTAAGTTTCTCATCGGGCTTCGGTCTGTGGCTGCGCGAGACCAGCGGCAACCGCCAAATGATCATTCACGCCAATCAGGTTCGCCAAGATGATCGCAGCCTGGTTCTCGGCAATATCAGCATCTTCCATCTTGAGGATAACCGGTTCACCTTCCGCCACGACGCGGCGCGCGGGCGCATCGCCGATCAGCGCATCGATCTCGAGAAAGTGTGGGAGATCGTGCCCGGGCGGCCTTCCGAACCCAGGCCGCACATCACCTTGCCGACCACGCTGACCATCTCGAAGATCCAGGATAATTTTTCGTCGCCGGAAACCATGTCCTTCTGGGAACTGCCGGGCTTCATCCGCTTTACCGAGGAATCGGGCTTCTCGGCACAGAAGCACCGCATGTATTTCCAGTCGTTGCTGGCCTCGCCGGTGCTGTTGTGCGCCATGGTGCTGGTGGCCGCCGTCTTTTCGCTGCGGCCCAACCTGCGCATGGGCGGCGTGATGATCCGCTTGGGCGGCGGCGTGGCCGCCGGATTTCTGTTCTTCTTCTTCTCGAAAGTCGCCTTCGCGCTAGGCCTTTCCGCCACCTTGCCGCCCACGCTGGCCGCCTGGAGTCCCGCCATGGTGACGCTGCTGGCGGGCCTGTCCACGCTCTTCCATCTCGAGGACGGATGA
- a CDS encoding phosphatase PAP2 family protein yields MTRHIPYSILAVMILLAFTPGFDLFFTGLFHNETEWFFWRYALPLEFVRKALPTLIIGVGVFLLLIGLANLWLKDNIFNMTRRAMAYLLLTILLGPGLIVNLLFKEHWGRARPTTIVEFGGRQNFTPPFVMTDQCDGNCSFASGHAAIAFWTFALAMLLPPAWRVRAGWAAICFGFLIGLVRVIQGAHFYSDVMSAGIVTVGVALALRPLLKSGTGTPRA; encoded by the coding sequence GTGACGCGACACATTCCCTACTCCATCCTCGCTGTGATGATTCTGCTGGCCTTCACGCCGGGTTTCGACCTGTTTTTCACCGGCCTGTTTCACAATGAGACGGAATGGTTTTTCTGGCGTTACGCGCTGCCGTTGGAATTCGTGCGCAAGGCCCTGCCCACCTTGATCATCGGCGTGGGCGTGTTCTTGCTGCTGATCGGCCTAGCCAATCTTTGGCTGAAGGACAACATCTTCAACATGACGCGCCGCGCCATGGCCTATCTGCTGTTGACCATTCTTCTGGGGCCGGGCCTGATCGTCAATCTTCTGTTCAAGGAACATTGGGGCCGGGCGCGGCCAACCACCATCGTCGAGTTCGGCGGCAGGCAGAATTTCACTCCGCCCTTCGTGATGACCGATCAATGCGACGGCAATTGCTCCTTCGCCTCCGGCCATGCGGCGATCGCCTTTTGGACCTTTGCCCTGGCCATGCTGCTGCCGCCCGCCTGGCGCGTGCGGGCGGGATGGGCCGCCATCTGTTTCGGTTTTCTGATCGGACTGGTGCGCGTGATCCAGGGTGCGCACTTCTACAGCGACGTGATGTCGGCTGGAATCGTCACCGTGGGGGTCGCCCTGGCGCTTAGGCCGTTGCTTAAATCTGGGACTGGGACGCCTCGAGCGTGA
- a CDS encoding cob(I)yrinic acid a,c-diamide adenosyltransferase: MVRLTRIYTRGGDKGMTSLGSGQRVAKHALRVEAYGTVDEANAVLGLARLHCADAPEIDAILARIQNDLFDLGADLCTPKAAEDDAAPRLRIDPSQVLRLEAEIDLQNASLNPLESFILPGGSAASAYLHLARTVVRRAERLIAALAEEEPINPQALAYANRLSDLLFVLARSANRQGEDDILWAPGQNR, encoded by the coding sequence ATGGTCCGCTTGACGCGCATATACACCAGGGGCGGCGACAAGGGCATGACGTCGCTGGGTTCCGGCCAGCGGGTCGCCAAACATGCGCTCAGGGTCGAAGCCTATGGCACAGTTGACGAAGCCAATGCCGTTTTGGGTCTGGCGCGCCTTCATTGCGCCGATGCGCCCGAGATCGACGCCATTCTGGCCCGTATTCAGAACGATTTGTTCGATCTGGGGGCCGATCTGTGCACGCCAAAGGCTGCCGAGGACGATGCTGCGCCTCGCTTGCGGATAGATCCATCCCAGGTTCTGCGCTTGGAGGCCGAGATCGACTTGCAGAATGCAAGCCTCAATCCATTGGAATCTTTTATTCTTCCTGGCGGCAGCGCGGCGTCGGCTTATTTGCATCTGGCCCGCACGGTGGTGCGCCGGGCCGAACGGCTGATAGCGGCGCTGGCTGAAGAGGAACCGATCAATCCCCAGGCCCTGGCCTATGCCAATCGTCTGTCCGACCTGCTTTTCGTCTTGGCCAGGAGCGCAAATCGCCAGGGCGAAGACGACATCTTGTGGGCGCCCGGACAAAACAGGTAA
- a CDS encoding FAD-dependent oxidoreductase, translating to MKQLSRGAFALPGTSLDFKTGTWRNEMPVHTHWGAPCHVACPAGEDAQAYIAKMMEGHPKQAWEILVQANPLPATTARVCPHFCEQACNRKHMDQPIAIHLIERYLGDEAIKNNWAYPVDVSKEDGDPVCVVGAGPAGLSAAYHLRRLGHPVTLIDSLPEAGGLLRTAIPVTRLPRDVLDAEVGRLLKLGIDFKPRTALGRDVSLEQLMGEHAYLFLAPGAAKSRHWSVDGAVPSDLREGLGLLKEWLVVGDIPKPKSVAIHGGGNTAVDLARVMKRAGVADVHVITASGLPGPDADPKDVLNVVPREFEQAVEEGIVFHAHRTIQRLLMRGSKLVGLEMVHLKKLPGAGGRSSRVAFEGTETVLHVEMVVPAIGEVVEPQGFENLLGHADYFKADPIGQIAGSDRVLVGGDARGDRGTVTAAIGDGRLAALAIHAKLTGKELPDPKRRPFIDYDKLNVNYFEPAKRAVEPMLALEQRNDSDEIEGGLNYAQVTHEIGRCFSCGNCLACDNCWTLCPDNAVIKTVERAADGSHYVFDYEYCKGCGLCAHECPCGYIGMVSD from the coding sequence ATGAAACAGCTTTCACGCGGCGCGTTTGCCCTTCCCGGCACATCGCTTGATTTCAAAACCGGCACTTGGCGCAATGAAATGCCGGTTCACACCCATTGGGGCGCGCCCTGCCATGTCGCCTGCCCGGCGGGCGAGGATGCGCAGGCCTACATCGCCAAGATGATGGAGGGACATCCCAAGCAAGCCTGGGAAATTTTGGTGCAGGCCAATCCGCTGCCCGCCACCACGGCCCGCGTCTGCCCGCATTTTTGCGAACAGGCCTGCAACAGAAAGCATATGGATCAGCCGATCGCCATTCATCTGATCGAGCGCTATCTGGGCGACGAGGCGATCAAGAACAACTGGGCCTATCCGGTCGACGTAAGCAAGGAAGACGGCGATCCGGTCTGCGTGGTTGGCGCGGGTCCCGCCGGTCTGTCGGCGGCCTATCATCTGCGCCGCCTGGGCCACCCCGTCACGCTGATCGACAGCCTGCCCGAAGCGGGCGGCTTGTTGCGCACCGCCATTCCGGTGACCCGCCTGCCCCGCGACGTGCTGGACGCCGAAGTGGGTCGTTTGCTCAAACTGGGCATCGACTTCAAGCCGCGCACGGCGCTTGGCCGCGACGTCAGCCTTGAACAATTGATGGGCGAGCATGCCTATCTGTTCTTAGCGCCGGGGGCCGCGAAAAGCCGCCATTGGAGCGTTGACGGCGCGGTGCCCAGCGATCTGCGCGAGGGGCTTGGCCTATTGAAGGAATGGCTGGTGGTGGGCGACATCCCCAAGCCCAAGTCGGTGGCCATCCATGGCGGCGGCAATACGGCGGTCGATCTGGCCCGCGTGATGAAGCGCGCCGGCGTGGCCGACGTGCATGTGATTACCGCTTCCGGCCTGCCCGGTCCCGACGCCGATCCCAAGGATGTGCTGAACGTAGTGCCCAGGGAATTCGAGCAGGCGGTGGAAGAAGGCATCGTCTTCCATGCGCATCGCACGATTCAGCGTTTGTTGATGCGCGGCTCGAAGTTGGTCGGCCTCGAGATGGTGCATTTGAAGAAGCTGCCGGGAGCGGGCGGGCGATCCTCGCGCGTTGCCTTCGAAGGCACGGAAACCGTTTTGCATGTCGAGATGGTGGTGCCCGCCATCGGCGAGGTGGTTGAGCCGCAAGGCTTCGAGAACCTGCTGGGCCATGCCGATTATTTCAAGGCCGATCCCATCGGGCAGATCGCCGGTTCGGATCGCGTGTTGGTGGGCGGCGATGCCAGGGGCGATCGCGGCACGGTGACGGCGGCCATCGGCGACGGGCGGCTGGCCGCCCTGGCCATTCACGCCAAATTGACCGGCAAGGAATTGCCCGATCCCAAGCGCCGCCCCTTCATCGATTACGACAAGCTGAACGTCAATTACTTCGAACCTGCGAAACGGGCCGTCGAACCCATGCTGGCGCTTGAGCAACGCAACGACAGCGACGAGATCGAAGGCGGTCTCAACTACGCACAGGTCACGCACGAGATCGGACGCTGTTTTTCTTGCGGCAACTGTCTGGCCTGCGACAATTGCTGGACCTTGTGTCCGGACAATGCCGTGATCAAAACGGTGGAGCGGGCGGCCGACGGGTCGCACTATGTATTCGACTATGAATATTGCAAAGGCTGCGGCCTGTGCGCCCATGAATGCCCCTGCGGCTATATCGGCATGGTGAGCGATTGA